One Phaseolus vulgaris cultivar G19833 chromosome 2, P. vulgaris v2.0, whole genome shotgun sequence DNA window includes the following coding sequences:
- the LOC137810366 gene encoding protein tesmin/TSO1-like CXC 2 yields the protein MDMDTPERNQISATLTKFEDSPVFNYINSLSPIKPVKSVPISQTFNSLSFSSPPSVFTSPHVSCLKESRFLRRHIPLGTSKPKVSSEDASKVHTTSEETLTDSTRHNSSELQENTDKGISVEDASIEHIKFSVEPQQTLKYSSCGSPGYDPPLCGDEGNTLLELPDEAAADETDSSEGHLQKMCQMEPKSEDPECYWDSLVPDGPDMLIFNSPGEAEAFKGLMHKPLDSSIRLSDVMSVLPISTIHNGRKMYFVDSVASGSEHEIGDHCFEPTTTAMDTDQTQDNLADVVLVTSNSNENANDQLVSVTHRAIRRRCLDFEMANVQRKNSEDNSNAGSSTSNEKQLHPAKLNGNFQRGILQGIGLHLNALAALKEYKGIQIENLSSGTLQISTSIEHQHLSLVPVSSERELDSSDNGLQPAEDCSQPSVYMAGEDFNKNSSPRKKKRKVETPGETEGCKRCNCKKSKCLKLYCECFAAGVYCIEPCSCQDCFNKPIHEDTVLQTRKQIESRNPLAFAPKVIRSSDSVPEIGDDPNKTPASARHKRGCNCKKSSCLKKYCECYQGGVGCSISCRCEGCKNAFGRKDGSAPVGIETDSEEIEATEKGVAERASHKTEIQNTEDHPDSATVSTPLRFSRPLLPLPFSSKGKAPISFVTTISGSALFSSQKLGKPNSLWSQSKHFQTAPDEEMADILLGDTSPITCIKTSSPNGKRISSPSCDLGSSPSRRGGRKLILQSIPSFPSLTPHP from the exons ATGGACATGGACACCCCAGAGAGGAACCAGATCAGTGCTACCCTCACCAAGTTTGAG GATTCACCTGTTTTCAATTATATCAACAGTTTGTCTCCTATAAAGCCCGTTAAGTCTGTTCCCATCAGTCAAACTTTCAATTCACTGAGCTTTTCGTCTCCTCCATCCGTTTTCACATCACCCCACGTCAGCTGTCTCAAGGAATCTAGATTCCTCAGAAG ACATATCCCATTGGGCACATCAAAGCCTAAGGTTTCTTCTGAAGATGCAAGTAAAGTTCACACAACAAGTGAAGAGACTCTTACAGATTCTACACGTCATAACTCGAGTGAATTGCAGGAAAACACTGATAAAGGGATTTCTGTAGAAGATGCTTCGATTGAGCACATAAAATTCTCAGTTGAGCCACAGCAAACTCTAAAATATAGCAGTTGTGGTAGCCCTGGCTATGATCCCCCACTTTGTGGTGATGAGGGTAACACCCTTTTGGAACTGCCCGATGAGGCAGCAGCAGATGAAACTGATTCAAGTGAAGGGCATCTTCAGAAAATGTGTCAGATGGAGCCAAAGAGTGAAGATCCAGAGTGTTATTGGGATAGTTTAGTTCCTGATGGCCCTGATATGCTGATTTTTAATTCCCCAGGTGAAGCAGAAGCTTTTAAGGGTCTGATGCACAAACCTTTGGACTCTTCTATACGGCTGAGCGATGTTATGTCTGTGCTGCCAATTTCTACCATCCATAATGGTAGGAAAATGTACTTTGTTGATTCGGTTGCTTCAGGTTCTGAACATGAAATTGGAGATCACTGTTTTGAGCCAACTACAACAGCCATGGACACAGACCAAACACAGGATAATCTTGCCGATGTCGTCTTGGTGACTAGCAATTCTAATGAGAACGCTAATGATCAG CTTGTTTCTGTCACTCATCGTGCCATAAGGAGGCGTTGTCTAGACTTTGAGATGGCCAATGTACAAAGGAAGAACTCTGAAGATAATTCAAACGCTGGTTCAAGTACATCCAATGAAAAGCAACTGCATCCAGCAAAACTCAATGGGAATTTTCAGAGGGGAATTTTGCAGGGAATTGGTTTACACCTGAATGCACTTGCTGCCTTAAAAGAATACAAGGGCATACAAATTGAAAATTTGTCTTCTGGCACTTTGCAAATCTCTACAAGCATAGAACATCAGCATCTATCGTTGGTACCTGTCTCATCTGAAAGAGAGTTGGATTCATCAGACAATGGGCTTCAGCCTGCTGAAGATTGTTCCCAGCCATCGGTTTACATGGCTGGTGAAGACTTCAATAAGAATAGTAGCCCCAGAAAGAAAAA GCGTAAGGTGGAGACACCTGGAGAAACTGAGGGCTGTAAACGCTGCAATTGCAAGAAGTCAAAGTGTTTGAAGCT TTACTGCGAGTGCTTTGCTGCTGGTGTCTACTGCATAGAACCCTGCTCCTGTCAGGATTGCTTCAACAAACCTATTCATGAAGACACAGTTCTTCAAACTCGCAAGCAGATTGAATCTCGTAATCCTCTTGCATTTGCTCCTAAAGTCATCAGAAGTTCTGATTCTGTTCCTGAAATTGGG GATGATCCAAACAAAACTCCAGCTTCAGCACGACACAAAAGAGGATGCAACTGCAAAAAATCAAGCTGCCTAAAgaaatattgtgaatgttatCAG GGTGGTGTCGGTTGCTCCATTAGCTGTAGATGTGAAGGGTGCAAGAATGCTTTCGGCAGAAAAGATG GTTCTGCTCCTGTAGGCATAGAAACTGACTCAGAAGAGATAGAAGCAACTGAGAAGGGTGTGGCAGAAAGAGCTTCACACAAAACTGAAATTCAGAACACTGAAGATCATCCTGATTCTGCTACTGTGTCAACACCATTACGATTTTCCAG GCCATTGCTTCCATTGCCCTTTTCATCAAAGGGAAAGGCACCAATATCCTTTGTTACCACCATCTCAGGCTCTGCATTATTTTCCAGCCAAAAGCTTGGGAAACCAAACTCTCTTTGGTCTCAATCTAAGCATTTTCAAACTGCCCCAGATGAAGAAATGGCAGATATTCTCCTAGGTGATACCTCTCCTATCACATGCATCAAAACTTCTTCTCCAAATGGCAAGAGAATCTCCTCTCCCAGCTGTGACTTGGGATCATCACCTAGTCGCAGAGGTGGAAGAAAGTTGATATTACAATCCATTCCTTCATTTCCTTCTCTCACCCCTCACCCTTAG